One region of Candidatus Poribacteria bacterium genomic DNA includes:
- a CDS encoding SDR family NAD(P)-dependent oxidoreductase: MSRSNVLWVDEKTLSKDISGKVYIVTGANSGVGFETTRQLVKQGGHVIMACRRPDAGEEVAKSFTGLKGSYAVMRLDLADLASVRNFVAEFLKKYDKLDALVCNAGLVTFGSEIERTKDGFEMAIGVSYFGHFLLTELLLDILKKSAPSRVAIVSSVVHAGNQRNRPTVHLEDLNFNTRKFNNFAAYGEAKVAVILYAMELAKRLEGTGVTTASVHPGWARSNFGGNHWIMKIMRVVMAPLSPFITDSNEEAAQTSLHCLLSDDAPNHSGAYFSQSSVLYRDKECKNGGWPMTSPNPNARNMDTAKKLVDLSYKLVGLT; this comes from the coding sequence ATGAGCAGAAGTAATGTATTATGGGTCGATGAAAAAACGCTTTCAAAAGATATAAGTGGAAAAGTTTATATCGTAACGGGTGCTAACTCCGGCGTTGGTTTTGAAACCACAAGGCAATTAGTCAAACAAGGTGGTCATGTAATAATGGCATGTAGAAGACCCGATGCAGGAGAGGAGGTGGCTAAAAGTTTTACTGGGTTAAAAGGGAGTTATGCGGTCATGAGATTAGACCTTGCTGACTTGGCGTCAGTAAGAAATTTTGTTGCCGAATTCTTAAAGAAATATGATAAACTGGATGCTTTAGTATGCAATGCAGGGCTCGTGACCTTTGGCAGCGAGATCGAACGGACGAAAGATGGATTTGAGATGGCTATAGGCGTTAGTTATTTCGGTCACTTCCTACTGACTGAATTATTGCTTGATATATTGAAGAAAAGTGCGCCATCAAGAGTGGCGATTGTTTCGTCTGTTGTTCATGCAGGAAATCAACGAAACCGACCCACTGTGCATTTGGAGGACTTGAATTTTAACACCAGGAAATTCAATAATTTCGCTGCTTACGGCGAGGCTAAAGTTGCTGTTATATTATATGCAATGGAGCTTGCGAAACGACTGGAAGGCACAGGTGTGACAACAGCCTCTGTTCACCCGGGTTGGGCACGATCAAACTTTGGAGGCAATCATTGGATTATGAAAATCATGAGAGTGGTGATGGCACCCTTGAGCCCTTTCATCACTGACAGTAATGAAGAAGCAGCTCAAACATCACTCCACTGTTTGCTCTCTGATGATGCACCAAACCATTCAGGGGCGTATTTTAGCCAAAGCAGCGTGCTGTATAGAGACAAAGAATGTAAAAATGGCGGTTGGCCCATGACATCTCCAAATCCAAATGCCAGAAATATGGATACTGCAAAGAAATTAGTTGATTTAAGTTATAAATTGGTTGGATTAACCTAA